gaaaaagTGTTACAAACTCAATGAATTTCTCATACATAACTTCCATACCATCATCACCaaggttttaaaaataatgtttatatgtTGTTACTTGGATCAACAAATTATCTATAATTTTCTGCAATATCGAGAATTTAATAATATCgagaatttaataaaatcgCAGCACAATTTAAAATCTTGATTGTTgttaatgtataaattaaattctatacTAAAAAACTGTGAATAAGACATAGTGCATtttgttgggtacaaacaaagtcccacatcagaaaaaataagagatgaatgagtttatatacatataagatacctccattgatATGAGGTCTTTTGGAGTGGTATCAAAAACAAATCCGTGAGAGCTTATCAGTGTGGAGATGTGTGAGTGTGGAACCCCTCCCTCCACATTTCTCATAATGCTATTCATGTTCTCACTAGGTGAGACTTAGATCAAATACAGCATCCTTCACTCATAAAGCATTTAACCAGGattgtgatgatgatgagaatTGAGAAATAAGAAAACTCTTTTCTCtgatatttagaaaaaaaatcctCAAAAATACACATTTTTCTGAGTAGTGAAAAGCATCCCGGTAAAGCCATTTTCCATGGAAAGGAAACATTCCTGTTGGTGCAGTGAAAAGATAcaagttttctttgttttttgcCATGTGAAAAAGGGATACAGATAGATACAAGGTCTTTGTTGTTAATTCATGcagagagaaaaaacaaaaacaggaATACAACAACAAATGTAAAGATGATGGATCTAAACGatgtaatgtaatatttaaGAGGGAATATTGTTGAAGGCAGAGCCCATATTCCAATAACTAATTTCCTATTGATGGCAGAAAACTCGCACTGACTCAGTTTCAAGCATTTCAACTCTTTTCATAATTATCTTTTTGCCACTGCATATAGAGTGACCCGGCACACCATGGTCATTGCCTCTGTCACATCTCTTTCAACACCATTTTCAGGCCTGCCATTCAAAAGCTAAATTTGTAATCATAATTAGAATGAAACAGATAAAATTTCCAGCCACCTTCCCTGGCCCACCCTTAAAGCAATATTCGTGCCACGAGTGTCAAATAtcaattatacattttatttaatatatatatagtttatatagTCCTGCCAGTTTCATACTATGAATAATTACTCTAACTTTTTATAAATCGTTTGTATAATATGTCAGTACAAAATGTTTAATCACTAAGTCAATTTTCAGGTCTGTTTAGAAAAACTTTTCCACATATatcttataagaaaaaaaaagagaaaaagaaattattctctttgtaaactaaaatagtttatatagtAGCATTAATTTCAAGGTTATAGCAGAATTGGAGGAAACTTAAAGTCTAGGTTGTCTTTTTGTGTGAGTTAAATTCTACAGTTTTAGTGTCATTTCTCATAATGGTATTCGTGTTCACATTGAGTGACACTTTAAATACAGAACCTTTCAGTCTTTCTCTTTGTTAGTCCAACTCTTCCCGTTTGTGAAAAAATGAAGTGGCCAACACGGAAGTCCAGCACCATGGTAATGGATGTGGTGTTCCTTTATCTGAGTTTTTCCTTGGAGGTGTTCTGTGACCCTTCTCATGGAGACAGAATTGCTGAGCTTCCTGGCCAACCCTACGTAGGCTTTCAACAGTTCTCTGGGTATGTCACAGTTGATGACAAGAAACACAAGTCTCTCTTTTACTATTTTGCTGAGTCAGAAACTGATCCAGCTTCAAAGCCTCTTGTTTTGTGGCTCAATGGAGGTCTGCAATCTCTTGCTTCAAAACCtgatattacaattttttcaagACTTGGGATTAAATAAGAATAAGCTTGCAGAAGCAGGATTAACATCATGGATTATTGAATTTAACTAATATTTCGTTGTTTAGGACCTGGTTGTTCTTCACTGGGAGTGGGAGCATTCTCAGAAAATGGACCTTTCAGACCAAACGGAGAATTtctgattaaaaattattatagttgGAACAAAGGTACTGTTTTTCCACGTTCCATTTGCTTTTTTTTAGGGGCACATTCCATTATATCTATCTGCCAGAATGGCCTGCATTTCATTCTTCCACTGATTGGGTTACTTTTGTGCTGCAGAGGCAAACATGCTGTATTTGGAGACACCGGTTGGAGTGGGGTTCTCTTACGCTAAAGGTAGCTCCTCATATATGACAGTGAATGACGAGGCAACAGGTATTCTTCATTAATATTATGCCCTTTTTTGAATCTTTTGGGACAAAACTCTTTCTCCTTAGAAAGCTTCTTTAAATTCTATCTTCCATGGGAAAAAGTACGTATCATTTGTATGCTGCTTAGGCTTTTAAAAAGTTGAGACAAAACAGTGATCAATGGTTAAATTTCATGCTTACTTTTGTTTGACACTTTACATGATGATTCTTTCATCTCTTATTCTCTACGCCAGCAATAGAAGAAGGTATATCAGTATACTTTTTATTCGGTATGATTGCACTGTCCCTGAATAATGCATTGTTTACATGCAAATTTTGTCATCTGAAGCAGTTCTTTTGATTTCTTAAGCCAGGGACAATCTTCTATTCCTGCTACGCTGGTTCAACAAGTTCCCCCAATACAGGAGCAGAGATTTGTTTCTAACGGGGGAAAGCTATGCAGGTAAACTGGCCATTCTTTTAATTTCCATTCCAAAAGCAGGTTACAGAAATTATTTGTTCGTCAGATTTAAAAAGTTGCATGTATCAGGTCATTATGTTCCTCAACTTGCGAAGCTCATGATTGAAATGAACACAAGGAAAAAGATATTCAATCTGAAAGGCATTGCGGTGAGTGGTATCAATCAATGCTTAAGCTATCTTTCTTACATATTACTGTTTGGTATTTGCTGATACCAAAAAGGAAATTAAGATATGAATGCTCTCTTGTTTTGAACTGCAGTTGGGTAATCCTGTTCTAGAATATGCCACTGACTTCAATTCAAGAGCTGAGTTCTTCTGGTCTCATGGACTGATATCAGATTCAACCTACAACATATTCACTACAGTGTGCAATTATTCTAGGTACGTGAGTGAGTACTATAGAGACTCAATTTCGCCTCTTTGTTCAAAGGTCATGGGCCAAGTGAGCAGAGAAACAAGTAAATTTGTGGACAAATATGATGTCACACTTGATGTTTGCATTTCCTCAGTGCTATCACAATCCAATGTTATTTCCCCTAAAACCCAAGTGAGTCTTCTCTTTTTGACTTTCCCTTCTCATGCTTCTCCAATTTCCGTCACATTAGATCAGTACTGGTCAAGTTTGGCTTTTCCCTTAAAATTCGTGCCTTATAACGTGGCATGCAGGAAGCAAGTGAGAGCATAGATGTGTGTGTGGATGACAAGGTTACAAACTACTTAAACCGGAGAGATGTACAAGAATCACTTCATGCAAAGCTCTTTGGAGTTCGCAAGTGGGATGTTTGCAGCAAGTAATTCCTTCACACTAGAGATCTTGTGTTTGGCttttctttgttgttgtttgcaAATGAAAATTGAAGGATCAAGAGTCATAATTAGCTTAGCCTGTCTTTGCTGATTGTGATTTAAGTAAACAATGTAATCAATTGACTGCATTTGTTGGTACCAGCGTGCTGAACTATGATATGCTCAACCTGGAAGTGCCTACACTACCTGTTGTTGGATCACTCATAAAAGCTGGAGTCAGGGTCTTAATTTACAGGTAACTCTAaccaaaaccttttcttctctttctatttatttGCTCAGTTGAATTTAAGTGCTCATACATATGTTTCTGAGTGCTACTTAACGTGAAAAAGTGCATTGTTGTTGCTACAGTGGAGATCAAGATTCAGTAATTCCACTGACTGGAAGCCGTACCTTAGTTCAGAAGTTGGCAAGTCAATTAAGACTGAATACAACAGTCCCTTACAGAGTATGGTTCGAAGGTCAGCAGGTATGTATATTAATTCGTAGGTAGCTTTTGGCCcagttccttttcttttcttttggtttcttttaTCCTTAATCCAATTAGTTTCTGTGGAACTTATGCTTTTAAGCTTATTCTTAATTATGAAAAACTACTGTTGTTTAAAAACGTATTTAGTTATGATTGATATAAGttcttttagaaagaaaaataaaatcaggaAACTGAGGTCAAATGCCGTCTGATTAACATCTTACTAGTTTAAATCAGTAAGAAACAATTGcacatatatttgtttataataggCCGTAAGCCTTGAGTGGACTAATTAGTGATTGAACTTGTATATCTTTCTCCGTTATGTGATgtgtagattttttttcttcgaaCCATATTATGTCTGCATTCAGAACAACAGTAAAAAGCGTTTCCGTTGGAAGTAACaccacttttttttatcaacaagaCCAAATTGTATGTTCTATACATCAAAAACTAATCCCAGTTAATGAAACTTAGGTTGGTGGGTGGACTCAAGTTCATGGCAATATCCTTTCATTTGCGACTGTTAGAGGTGCCTCCCATGAAGTTCCTTTCTCACAACCTCAAAGATCACTTGTACTATTCAAGTCATTCTTGAAAGGTGTACCTTTACCTGAAGTCTTTTGACAACCCTTTATGTTTTCATATGTAGTTTAGCTTGTAAGTATAAGTAAGCATCGTCCTTTAATACCATATTATTAGCAAAGAAATGTACTATTATCTGTGCAGaatgtgaaaagaaaagtcgggaaaagtttttttttttttttttcttttttcttttttcttttgggttTTCAACCTTTGCATGTTCTTGAGCCGTCAACTGTAATTGACCCTTGGATTGAAGAGATTCTGTAAAAATGTTGTAAGAGAATACTGTTATAATTTTCTAGGCAAACCATGTGGACTATCGTGTTATGTAATTTAAGCACATGCATTCACCAGTAATGCCACATTTCACTCtttaacacaactttttctctttttatctcAAATTCCTTCATCTTATCGTTTTATCTTTCtaagtaacaaaaaaaattgtacaaaatttaatttcgtTGTTTACAAATCAGTTTTCATCAAAGGAACAGCAATTATATTTACCTTCTCCCACCCCAATCTGCGGTAACTAAAGCCATTTGGATACAGCATTCcacataaacaaaattattacatGGAAAACCAATACAGTGTCCATGTGCAGTTTCTCAATCAGATGAATAAGAATAtcataaagttaaatttttaagtacTATTCACTGTTAAGGGCCTATATGTAATGTAAGAGCGTAGACAGTGATCTAAATGGTCTCACAGATTGATTTTTTCTCCATGGACATTATTGGCTTTTGAAAACATgctatatgtatgtatgtaagAAATTAGGAAGACAAAAAATCTCTACAGTAGAGCTTGTACTTAAGTACCAACTCTTCGCCAATGGGAACAACTTTTTGTTCAGAAAGGTCGATTCTGATCCCATTTGTCCTCTCTGCATGACTGCTCATATTCTAAAGAACAGTGTAAAACATGCATAAAGCTGTAAGAAAAAAGGGCATAAAAGTGGTTTTGTAATTTCACTCGTTTGGATTAGATTAGCAGCCACTCATCATCCTTCAAAAGGGACAAATTTTAAGAGGCCACGTCCTGATTTACACCACTGGATTCTCTGAATCCTCTTGAACTCACCACTACTCCATCCCACGTTAACACAGAAAAAACTTTTTACatattgtttttaacttttaatgtcCGAGAAATGTAAGATGTTATTGCAGGTATCGTAAATCGACTTCGAGATAACTATAGACGTAATTTTACGTCGAACATGACTTCTAACATTGACATATGTTGTACAAGGGGTTGACCGAAAATTTGgcatcaatttaaaataaaaggggTAGAACCATTGTCCCCTATCTTCTTATTTGGTGCATTGCCCCATGCAAAATATGAGATGAATTCTTGAaggattgaaaaaaataacaatttcacAATTATAGCAACGTTTAAAGTTGGATATGCAATAACATGTGAAACGTTTATATTGTTTTTGCGTCCCGATATTTTGACATCAAAATATTAACACCATTTTTACACTGCAAGGTGTCAGCAGGTGATTGattggttttttttaattttaaaaatccaaTTTATGACGTCACTGCAGAGGTTCAGATTTGAAATTTTCCCTTCCCATTTTGCCCTTGACCTGTTTCATAGGCACTTCTACGTTCTCTTTCATCTCATTTCACCTTCTCCCTCTGTCTCACTGCCGCCATCTCCGTTCTTGCAATATTTCGATTTCTCCATCTCTTTTGTTCTGATTCCGGTGCGGTTGGGTTTCGTTCTTCCCATCTCTTCGTTGGTTACATTGTTCTTCGTCGTTGGTGTTGGCGTGTCATCTCGTCAATCTTGGTGTGCTTGTGTGATTCCTTCGTTTCGAAACGGCGAGTTCTTCAACGAAGGTAAGCAGCATTATCCTTgggttatttttgttttctccgTTTTCTGTTGGGcttttgttttagggtttttcgcATTTGTGGTTGATGCAGTTGACGGTTAGGCACTCATTTTCCACAATCTATATATCAACTTTGAACAAGGAATTGACAGAGGAGCAACGGTCATTGATTTCTGGGACTCCTTTTGGTTGGTTCCTAGATTTGAGTACTAAAGTTAGGTTGGCTAGGAATATATTGAGTGAATTAGTTTTGAAGTGGGTTGACTCTAATGGTTGTTTTGTAATCAGAGATAAACTGAGAATGAGTTTTGTTTAGGTCTGGGGTTGAGTTTAGAAGGTAAGGACTTGAACTTGaaaggaaattttaaaaaaagttcatGTGTTAAATATGTAGGGAAAGacacaaaaaatttaaacttggTTTACAAATGTATGATGAGGAAATGTAAGAAGAAGATTCCTTGTTCTGATTTTTGtagtttgtatattttagttGGGATATCTGAGTTATTATTTCCCAATCGCAGTGGAAGAGTGTTTCAAGTTTTgtatgaaattgttgataatttaagtGGGTTGGGTAATTATTGTTGGGGTAGTTTAGTGTACCGTTACTTGGTACGTAGTTTGTGCAATGCTTCAGATggattgaagaaaggaaaaggcaCAAGCAATGTTTACATTGATGGATGCACTTACATGCTGCAGGTAATATgagtaaatttatttgtaattgtgttgTGAGTTGTGGATTGAATTGTATTTATGAGTAGCGTTTGTGATGATGGATTTTGTGtaggtttggttttgtgagAAATTTTTACCTCCGAGTGGACCGAGTTGATGAGGTTGTTAAGTTGGACGACGAAGTTGCTTTTGAAAAATCTAGACGAAGAGGATCAAAGAAAGGTGGACCGAGTGTGGGACGTGAAGATCGTTCCTTCACCCCGGGAGGCATTTCCCCGGGAGGCATTTCCCCGGAAGGCATTTCCTTCACAGCCATGTCGACTGATGCAGCTGCATTGAAGACTTATGTGAGGAAGGGTTCACGACCGCGGTTCAAGAGCAAAGCTCTTAAAACTCCTTTTACTGGAACTCTAAGAATAAAACATGTGTGACCTTATGATATGTTGAACGATTTTAAACTTTCCTTGTTGTTGAGATATGTTGTATTGTTGAAACATTTGTTTagtaatttgaatttgtaatgAATGTTATATTGAACTTCAATTTTGTGACATGGTATTGAAGTGAAATGAATGAGTTATGTCATTGCCGTTGGGAAATAATGTTTCGATACACttgttaaatattatagttGACAAATATTGTTATTGATGTTGGACTTAATGGATGAAAGAAACAATGCATGTGGACATTGGCAACATTCTTAGTTGGCAACACTGCCCTGTAAAGGGTTACAATGGCCTCTTTTCACTTAAGCTGATCAAGTGACTAACAAGGACACATTCCATGAACCTTGGGTGCCCAACCATGACCTCCAAAACTCCTAACACACTTTACCAACCattcccaataacaaagaatGTCGTCatgtgaaaaaattaaaaaaaaaaaaacaaagttggtCCACTGTGTTCAAAAAAGTGGATCCGTGTGAAGATCTTTCTGTACAAAATCACCAAAACTCTCGTGTAAGCGTTTACACTGTCCTCTAAACGTTTACAATGGCCTCCTTTAACTTAAGCTCCTCATGTGACTAACAAGGACACATTCCATGAACCTTAGGTGCCCAACCATGACCTCCAACACTCCTAACACACTTTACCAACCATTCCCAATAATAAAGAATGTCCTCatgtgaaaaaattaaaaaaaaaacaaagttggtCCCCTGTGTTAAAAAAAGTGGATCCCTGTGaagaactttctgtacaaaatcacaaaaactCTCGTGTAAACTTTTACACTGccctgtaaacgtttacaatGGCCTCCTTTAACATAAGCTCCTTAAGTGACTAACAAGGACACATTCCATGAACCTTGGGTGCCCAACCATGACCTCCAACACTCCTAACACACTTTACCAACCattcccaataacaaagaatgtcctcatgtgaaaaaattaaaaaaaacaaagttggtCCCCTGTGTTCAAAAAAGTGGATCCCTGTGaagaactttctgtacaaaatcacaaaaactctcgtgtaaacgtttacactaccctgtaaacgtttacaatGGCCTCTTTTAACTTAAGCTCCTCAAGTGACTAACAAGGACACATTCCATGAACCTTAGGTGCCCAACCATGACGTCTAACACTCCTAACACACTTTACCAACCatccccaataacaaagaat
This DNA window, taken from Vigna radiata var. radiata cultivar VC1973A chromosome 5, Vradiata_ver6, whole genome shotgun sequence, encodes the following:
- the LOC106761925 gene encoding serine carboxypeptidase-like 45 codes for the protein MKWPTRKSSTMVMDVVFLYLSFSLEVFCDPSHGDRIAELPGQPYVGFQQFSGYVTVDDKKHKSLFYYFAESETDPASKPLVLWLNGGPGCSSLGVGAFSENGPFRPNGEFLIKNYYSWNKEANMLYLETPVGVGFSYAKGSSSYMTVNDEATARDNLLFLLRWFNKFPQYRSRDLFLTGESYAGHYVPQLAKLMIEMNTRKKIFNLKGIALGNPVLEYATDFNSRAEFFWSHGLISDSTYNIFTTVCNYSRYVSEYYRDSISPLCSKVMGQVSRETSKFVDKYDVTLDVCISSVLSQSNVISPKTQEASESIDVCVDDKVTNYLNRRDVQESLHAKLFGVRKWDVCSNVLNYDMLNLEVPTLPVVGSLIKAGVRVLIYSGDQDSVIPLTGSRTLVQKLASQLRLNTTVPYRVWFEGQQVGGWTQVHGNILSFATVRGASHEVPFSQPQRSLVLFKSFLKGVPLPEVF